The following coding sequences are from one Egicoccus sp. AB-alg6-2 window:
- a CDS encoding Lrp/AsnC ligand binding domain-containing protein: MDVSAYILIQTELGKAAAVARAVAELPGVTEAADVTGPYDVIVKASAGNVDELGRMVVSRIQGIDGITRTLTCPIVNL; the protein is encoded by the coding sequence GTGGACGTCTCGGCCTACATCCTCATCCAGACCGAACTGGGCAAGGCGGCGGCGGTCGCGCGCGCCGTCGCGGAACTACCCGGCGTCACCGAAGCTGCCGACGTCACCGGCCCCTACGACGTGATCGTCAAGGCGTCGGCCGGCAACGTCGACGAACTCGGCCGCATGGTGGTCTCGCGGATCCAGGGCATCGACGGCATCACGCGCACGCTGACCTGCCCGATCGTCAACCTCTAG
- the thpD gene encoding ectoine hydroxylase, protein MARTETTRDRTDALRVDHYPTRVSDTPQLLERSEPTTRGGVDDGPLDQAALDAFEQNGYLVLPEVFSADEIAGFRGRLDELAADPAVRADERTITELESDQVRSIFEVHASDALFGRLSADPRVADVARQLLGSEVYIHQSRVNVKPGFVGKGFWWHSDFETWHAEDGMPRMRCLSASVTLTDNYPHNGPLMVVPGSHRTFVTTVGATPEDHYKASLKKQEVGTPDHDSLHELIVGQGREIRQLTGRAGSVVFFDCNLMHASSENQTPYPRSNVFLVYNSVDNGVEEPFAAPSRRPQFVAATTWQPVPRG, encoded by the coding sequence ATGGCTAGGACCGAGACAACCCGCGACCGGACCGACGCACTGCGCGTGGATCACTACCCGACCCGGGTCAGCGACACGCCCCAACTGCTGGAGCGCTCCGAGCCCACCACCCGTGGCGGGGTCGACGACGGCCCGTTGGACCAGGCGGCGCTGGACGCCTTCGAGCAGAACGGTTACCTGGTTCTGCCGGAGGTGTTCTCCGCGGACGAGATCGCCGGATTCCGGGGCCGCCTCGACGAGCTCGCGGCCGACCCGGCCGTCCGCGCCGACGAACGCACCATCACCGAGCTCGAATCCGACCAGGTCCGCTCGATCTTCGAGGTCCACGCGTCCGATGCGCTGTTCGGGCGCCTGTCGGCCGACCCCCGGGTCGCCGACGTGGCGCGTCAGTTGCTCGGTTCGGAGGTCTACATCCACCAGAGCCGCGTGAACGTCAAACCGGGCTTCGTCGGCAAGGGCTTCTGGTGGCACTCCGACTTCGAGACCTGGCACGCCGAGGACGGCATGCCACGCATGCGGTGCCTGTCGGCGTCGGTCACCTTGACCGACAACTACCCGCACAACGGCCCGTTGATGGTCGTCCCCGGCTCCCACCGGACGTTCGTCACGACCGTCGGTGCCACGCCCGAGGACCACTACAAGGCGTCGCTGAAGAAGCAGGAGGTCGGCACACCCGACCACGACAGCCTGCACGAGCTCATCGTCGGCCAGGGCCGCGAAATCCGTCAGCTCACCGGACGGGCCGGGTCGGTGGTGTTCTTCGACTGCAACCTCATGCATGCCTCGTCGGAGAACCAGACGCCCTACCCGCGCAGCAACGTGTTCCTGGTCTACAACTCGGTCGACAACGGCGTCGAGGAACCGTTCGCCGCCCCGTCCCGGCGCCCCCAGTTCGTTGCCGCCACCACGTGGCAGCCCGTGCCTAGAGGTTGA
- the recG gene encoding ATP-dependent DNA helicase RecG produces the protein MSPLRSLEDRVDALDGVGPKARDALAEAFGIITIRDLLEHYPRRYQDAGEVLDLSEVRTDEPATLIGEVLGWNRRRVPKRGQRRPLDIAEGQVRQASGRVFVVTFFNQSWRANQLAPGTVAAFSGKVKRFRNDLQLASPDVEVIGRVAAGIDPDAAAERLRHQRLLAVYPATEAWPSFKLANLVEAALEQLPELPDWLPESLLDELDLLSFDAALRGIHLPPDHETRRAARRRLVFDELFTLQLGVQRRRAQLEAEVMGLDNAPVPDGRAQAFLDALPFPPTGAQQRAFVELAQDLGGRRPMHRLLQGDVGSGKTVVAVWTLLNAVDHGRQAAFMVPTEVLAEQHFRTLTTLLAPLGVNVLDGVRVELLTSSTPTKVRRRLLSELMTGELDILVGTHALLEEGVRFADLGVVVIDEQHRFGVAQRVRLKEKAGGPRLDPDAPEIMPDVLVMTATPIPRSLALTWYGDLDVTVLDELPPGREPITTQLITPDQVGRRDKLYAFIRDEAAAGRRAYVVCPLVEEGELPARNVTSEHARLAADVFPDLTVELIHGRMRPDAKDAAMTRFRTGEAQVLVATTVIEVGVDVPEATIMVIEDAERFGISQLHQLRGRVGRGGGTSYCVLFAGWSGGELPDGTLERLQAVAATTDGFALAEKDLELRGTGMLFGRTQSGAKSDIKLANLRTDQPLIEETRRRARAIVAADPDLETPEHRPLRAEVARRFEGRGVEVVEVDASDELGAFAALETG, from the coding sequence GTGAGTCCGCTCCGCTCCCTCGAGGACCGCGTCGACGCGCTCGACGGCGTGGGGCCGAAGGCCCGCGACGCGCTGGCCGAGGCGTTCGGCATCATCACCATCCGCGATCTGCTCGAGCACTACCCGCGCCGCTACCAGGACGCCGGCGAGGTGCTCGACCTGTCCGAGGTGCGCACCGACGAACCGGCCACGCTGATCGGCGAGGTACTGGGCTGGAACCGCCGTCGCGTGCCCAAGCGCGGGCAGCGACGACCGTTGGACATCGCCGAGGGGCAGGTGCGCCAGGCCAGCGGCCGGGTCTTCGTGGTGACGTTCTTCAACCAGTCCTGGCGCGCCAATCAGCTCGCGCCTGGCACCGTGGCCGCCTTCAGCGGCAAGGTGAAGCGTTTCCGCAACGACCTGCAACTGGCCAGCCCCGACGTCGAGGTCATCGGCCGGGTCGCCGCAGGGATCGACCCCGACGCCGCGGCCGAGCGCCTGCGTCATCAGCGCCTCCTTGCGGTCTATCCGGCCACGGAGGCGTGGCCTTCGTTCAAGCTGGCCAACCTGGTCGAAGCCGCCCTCGAGCAGCTGCCCGAGTTGCCGGACTGGCTGCCCGAGTCGCTGCTCGACGAGCTCGACCTGCTGAGCTTCGATGCCGCGTTGCGTGGCATCCACCTGCCACCCGATCACGAGACCCGGCGGGCGGCGCGACGGCGACTGGTGTTCGACGAACTGTTCACCCTGCAGCTCGGTGTGCAGCGCCGACGGGCACAGCTCGAGGCCGAGGTCATGGGGCTCGACAACGCCCCGGTGCCCGACGGGCGCGCCCAGGCGTTCCTCGACGCGCTGCCGTTTCCACCGACCGGCGCGCAGCAGCGCGCCTTCGTCGAGCTCGCCCAGGACCTGGGCGGCCGGCGACCGATGCACCGCCTGCTGCAGGGCGACGTCGGCTCGGGCAAGACCGTGGTGGCGGTCTGGACCCTGCTCAATGCGGTGGACCACGGCCGCCAGGCCGCGTTCATGGTCCCGACCGAGGTGCTGGCCGAGCAGCACTTCCGCACGCTCACCACGTTGTTGGCCCCATTGGGCGTCAACGTCCTCGACGGTGTGCGGGTCGAGCTGCTGACCTCGTCCACGCCGACCAAGGTCAGGCGGCGGCTGCTGTCGGAGCTGATGACCGGTGAGCTCGACATCCTCGTCGGGACGCACGCGCTCTTGGAAGAGGGGGTGAGGTTCGCCGACCTCGGCGTCGTGGTCATCGATGAACAGCACCGCTTCGGCGTCGCTCAACGGGTCCGGCTCAAGGAGAAGGCGGGCGGCCCGCGCCTGGATCCCGATGCGCCCGAGATCATGCCGGACGTGCTGGTCATGACCGCGACCCCGATCCCACGCTCGCTCGCGCTCACCTGGTACGGCGACCTCGACGTGACCGTGCTCGACGAACTGCCGCCCGGGCGTGAGCCGATCACCACCCAGCTCATCACCCCGGACCAGGTGGGGCGCCGCGACAAGCTGTACGCGTTCATCCGCGACGAAGCCGCCGCCGGCCGCCGCGCCTACGTCGTGTGCCCACTGGTGGAGGAGGGGGAGCTCCCGGCCAGGAACGTGACCTCCGAGCACGCGCGGCTGGCCGCCGACGTCTTCCCCGACCTGACCGTCGAGCTCATCCACGGCCGCATGCGGCCCGACGCCAAGGATGCGGCGATGACCCGCTTCCGGACCGGCGAGGCCCAGGTCCTGGTGGCCACCACGGTGATCGAGGTCGGCGTCGACGTGCCCGAGGCGACCATCATGGTGATCGAGGACGCCGAGCGGTTCGGCATCAGTCAGCTGCACCAGCTGCGCGGCCGGGTCGGTCGGGGAGGCGGCACCAGCTACTGCGTGCTGTTCGCCGGCTGGTCCGGCGGTGAGCTGCCGGACGGCACCCTCGAGCGTCTGCAGGCCGTCGCCGCCACCACCGATGGCTTCGCGCTCGCCGAGAAGGACCTCGAACTGCGGGGGACCGGCATGTTGTTCGGCCGTACCCAGTCGGGCGCGAAGTCCGACATCAAGCTGGCGAACCTGCGCACCGACCAGCCGCTGATCGAGGAGACACGCCGGCGTGCCCGCGCGATCGTGGCGGCCGATCCCGACCTCGAGACGCCCGAGCACCGGCCGTTGCGGGCCGAGGTGGCCCGCCGGTTCGAAGGGCGCGGTGTCGAGGTGGTCGAGGTCGACGCGTCGGACGAACTCGGGGCGTTCGCGGCGCTCGAGACCGGCTGA
- a CDS encoding D-alanine--D-alanine ligase family protein: protein MKRVLLLYGGRSSEHEVSCLSARSVLAVIDRSRYEVVPVGITREGRWTLTDGVIESAAGRPLPEVADAGPTVALVGGKDGARLIQVDEDGESARVVGRIDVAFPVLHGPWGEDGTVQGLLATVGVPYVGADVTASSIGIDKGAMKAAFAARGLPQGPYATVHRRRWDADPELVAATLEDRLPYPWFVKPARQGSSIGIGRVGERHELGAALVEAYGYDDVAIVEQGFAAPRELEVGVLGNEDIAVTAPGEIRPSHDFYDFEAKYLVESELVVPAEVADDVAERIDHLAREAYRAIGCRGMARVDFFLTEDAQLLVNEINTIPGFTPNSMFPRLWDAEGVRYPELVDRLLDLALATDA, encoded by the coding sequence ATGAAGCGCGTCCTGCTGCTGTACGGCGGCCGTTCCTCGGAACACGAGGTGTCGTGCCTGTCGGCACGCTCCGTGCTGGCCGTCATCGACCGCTCGCGCTACGAGGTGGTGCCGGTCGGCATCACCCGGGAGGGACGGTGGACGCTCACCGACGGCGTCATCGAGTCCGCGGCGGGCCGGCCACTGCCCGAGGTCGCCGACGCGGGCCCGACGGTGGCGCTGGTCGGCGGCAAGGACGGCGCGCGCCTGATCCAGGTCGACGAGGACGGCGAATCCGCGCGCGTGGTCGGACGCATCGACGTCGCCTTCCCCGTCCTGCACGGACCCTGGGGTGAGGACGGCACGGTGCAGGGGCTGCTGGCGACGGTGGGCGTGCCCTACGTCGGAGCCGACGTCACGGCGTCCTCGATCGGGATCGACAAGGGGGCGATGAAGGCGGCGTTCGCGGCCCGCGGGTTGCCGCAGGGGCCGTACGCGACCGTGCACCGCCGCCGCTGGGATGCCGACCCCGAACTGGTCGCGGCGACCCTCGAGGACCGCCTGCCCTATCCCTGGTTCGTCAAGCCGGCACGCCAGGGGTCCTCGATCGGCATCGGGCGCGTCGGGGAGCGCCACGAGCTCGGCGCCGCGCTCGTCGAGGCGTACGGCTACGACGACGTGGCGATCGTCGAGCAGGGCTTCGCCGCCCCCCGCGAGCTCGAGGTGGGCGTTCTCGGCAACGAGGACATCGCGGTGACGGCACCGGGCGAGATCCGGCCGTCCCACGACTTCTACGACTTCGAGGCGAAGTACCTCGTCGAGTCCGAACTGGTCGTGCCGGCCGAGGTCGCCGACGACGTCGCCGAGCGCATCGACCACCTCGCGCGCGAGGCGTACCGGGCGATCGGGTGTCGGGGCATGGCGCGGGTCGACTTCTTCCTCACCGAGGACGCGCAACTGCTCGTCAACGAGATCAACACCATCCCCGGCTTCACGCCGAACTCGATGTTCCCACGCCTGTGGGACGCCGAGGGTGTCCGCTACCCGGAACTGGTCGACCGCCTTCTCGACCTCGCGTTGGCCACCGACGCGTGA
- a CDS encoding PLP-dependent aspartate aminotransferase family protein: MEPSLPRPRGRFATRAVQAAAIVPEVAQKPVGPAIWPSATWAMPTSSEVGDLLTDTAPGYVYGRYDNPTATTLHGLVASLHEAPAAWSLASGTAAIHAVLSVLRGAGRVLSTSRLYGGTWALFRRLTDEAGWQVDHADLLTVEALEDALEASHTVVHVETIANPSTAVADVAGMAALCRERGVALVVDNTFASPYLCRPYALGATAVVESATKYLAGHGDVVAGVVAADEAVVAAVREHTFELGGSLGPFESWLVVRGAQTLPLRMRAASANASAVAHALVDSGAVEVVRYPGLEDHPQHALAAELFGGRGFGGVLSFDLPDRNAAERFADACEVFARAASLGGTHSLVLHPASTSHRQLDDASLAAAGLGPGTIRLAIGIEDEEDLRADVRQALSAIHPPR, translated from the coding sequence GTGGAACCGTCTCTGCCCCGCCCGAGGGGACGCTTCGCGACGCGGGCGGTCCAGGCCGCCGCGATCGTGCCCGAGGTGGCGCAGAAGCCGGTCGGTCCGGCGATCTGGCCCTCGGCGACCTGGGCGATGCCGACCTCCTCCGAGGTCGGTGACCTGCTGACCGATACCGCCCCCGGCTACGTCTACGGCCGCTACGACAACCCCACCGCCACCACGTTGCACGGCCTGGTGGCGTCGCTGCACGAGGCGCCGGCCGCGTGGTCGCTGGCGTCGGGGACGGCCGCGATCCATGCGGTGCTCTCGGTGCTCCGCGGCGCGGGGCGGGTCCTGTCGACCTCGCGGCTGTACGGCGGTACCTGGGCGTTGTTCCGCCGTCTCACCGACGAGGCCGGGTGGCAGGTCGACCACGCCGACCTGCTGACCGTCGAAGCGCTCGAGGATGCGCTGGAGGCGTCGCACACGGTGGTCCACGTCGAGACCATCGCCAACCCTTCCACGGCGGTCGCCGACGTCGCCGGCATGGCGGCCCTCTGCCGCGAACGCGGGGTTGCCCTCGTGGTCGACAACACCTTCGCCTCGCCCTACCTGTGCCGGCCCTACGCGCTGGGCGCCACGGCGGTCGTCGAGTCGGCGACGAAGTACCTCGCCGGGCACGGTGACGTCGTCGCCGGGGTGGTCGCGGCTGACGAGGCCGTCGTGGCCGCCGTGCGGGAGCACACCTTCGAACTCGGTGGTTCGCTGGGGCCGTTCGAGTCGTGGCTGGTGGTGCGCGGCGCGCAGACCCTGCCGTTGCGGATGCGCGCTGCCAGTGCCAACGCGTCGGCCGTCGCCCACGCGCTCGTCGACTCCGGGGCCGTGGAGGTCGTGCGCTATCCCGGGCTCGAGGACCATCCGCAACACGCGCTCGCCGCAGAGCTGTTCGGCGGGCGGGGGTTCGGCGGCGTGCTGTCGTTCGACCTGCCCGACCGCAACGCCGCCGAGCGCTTCGCCGATGCCTGCGAGGTGTTCGCCCGCGCCGCTTCCCTCGGCGGCACCCACTCGCTGGTGTTGCACCCGGCCTCCACCAGTCACCGTCAGCTCGACGACGCGTCGCTCGCCGCCGCGGGTCTCGGCCCTGGAACGATCCGACTCGCGATCGGGATCGAGGACGAGGAGGACCTGCGGGCGGACGTCCGCCAGGCGTTGTCGGCCATCCACCCCCCGCGCTGA
- the rpmB gene encoding 50S ribosomal protein L28, translated as MASVCSYCGKKPWFGKQVSHSHRRSSKRWSPNIQRVKAFVGGRTVKVDVCTGCLKAGKVTRPPVKTPS; from the coding sequence ATGGCCTCCGTCTGCAGCTACTGCGGCAAGAAGCCCTGGTTCGGCAAGCAGGTCAGCCACTCGCACCGTCGCTCGAGCAAGCGGTGGAGCCCCAACATCCAGCGGGTGAAGGCGTTCGTGGGCGGTCGCACCGTCAAGGTCGACGTCTGCACGGGCTGCCTCAAGGCCGGCAAGGTCACGCGTCCGCCGGTCAAGACGCCCAGCTGA
- the ectB gene encoding diaminobutyrate--2-oxoglutarate transaminase gives MNAIIDQHESQVRSYCRNWPATFERARGSQVWDVDGRRYLDFFSGAGALNYGHNDPAMQQAVVDYLLGDHVVHSLDTYTPAKERFLARFNEVVLAPRGMGDWKVQFPGPTGTNAVEAAMKLARKVTGRDRVIGFTNAFHGMTVGSLAVSGNAGKRGGAGIMLGAGTNLPYDGYFGADVDTVGYLDSLLRDSGSGLDLPAAVIVETVQAEGGLNTASMQWLQDLEKVCRRHDVLLIVDDIQAGCGRTGTFFSFEPAGIQPDIVTLSKSLSGFGLPLALTIFRAELDVWDPGEHNGTFRGHNPAFVTATEALRFWEDDRLARDVERKAGVIAQTLDRLAAAHPVLQAERRGRGMVQGLACAEGFAADICAAAFALGLIVETSGPRDEVVKLLPALTISDEELDEGLELLVRAVVDAVPATAAVPLAPQPA, from the coding sequence GTGAACGCGATCATCGATCAGCACGAGTCACAGGTCCGCTCCTACTGCCGCAACTGGCCCGCGACCTTCGAACGGGCCCGCGGTTCGCAGGTGTGGGACGTCGACGGGCGCCGCTACCTCGACTTCTTCTCCGGCGCCGGCGCCCTCAACTACGGCCACAACGATCCCGCCATGCAGCAGGCGGTCGTCGACTACCTGCTCGGCGACCACGTCGTCCATTCGCTGGACACCTACACGCCGGCGAAGGAACGGTTTCTCGCGCGCTTCAACGAGGTGGTCCTCGCGCCTCGCGGCATGGGCGACTGGAAGGTGCAGTTCCCGGGCCCGACGGGGACCAACGCCGTCGAAGCGGCCATGAAGCTGGCGCGCAAGGTGACCGGCCGTGACCGCGTCATCGGGTTCACCAACGCCTTCCACGGCATGACCGTCGGCTCGCTGGCGGTCTCGGGGAACGCGGGCAAGCGCGGCGGCGCCGGCATCATGCTGGGTGCCGGCACCAACCTGCCCTACGACGGCTACTTCGGCGCCGACGTCGACACCGTCGGCTACCTCGACTCGCTGCTGCGCGACAGCGGTAGCGGCCTCGACCTGCCGGCCGCCGTGATCGTCGAGACCGTCCAGGCCGAGGGTGGCCTCAACACGGCCTCCATGCAGTGGTTGCAGGACCTCGAGAAGGTCTGCCGCCGTCACGACGTGCTGCTGATCGTGGACGACATCCAGGCCGGCTGCGGCCGGACCGGCACGTTCTTCAGCTTCGAGCCGGCCGGCATCCAGCCCGACATCGTGACGCTGTCCAAGTCGCTGTCCGGCTTCGGGCTGCCACTGGCACTGACGATCTTCCGCGCCGAACTCGACGTGTGGGACCCGGGCGAACACAACGGCACCTTCCGTGGCCACAACCCGGCCTTCGTCACCGCGACCGAGGCCCTGCGGTTCTGGGAGGACGACCGGCTCGCCCGCGACGTCGAACGCAAGGCCGGCGTCATCGCGCAGACCCTGGACCGGCTCGCCGCGGCCCATCCGGTCCTGCAGGCGGAACGCCGGGGACGTGGCATGGTCCAGGGCCTCGCGTGCGCCGAGGGATTCGCCGCCGACATCTGTGCCGCGGCGTTCGCGCTCGGGCTGATCGTCGAGACCTCCGGTCCGCGCGACGAGGTCGTGAAGTTGCTGCCGGCGCTGACCATCAGCGACGAGGAGCTCGACGAGGGCCTCGAGTTGTTGGTCCGTGCCGTGGTCGATGCGGTCCCCGCCACCGCGGCCGTCCCGCTGGCCCCCCAGCCCGCCTGA
- a CDS encoding DAK2 domain-containing protein yields the protein MAERGGAPLAAAELPALLERVHAALAARRGAIDDLNVFPVPDGDTGTNMTLTVRAGLEALRTVADAAADARAAAVIRGAVRGARGNSGVILSQVVRAVVEVVSGERAVDAEVYARALQRARELAYEAVADPVEGTILTVIGCAADEARAAVAAGEDLVATSARVVAEARAAVERTRDQLPVLRQAGVVDAGARGFEVLLAAVHGHLTGEDPPVVEEAPRTRMAEVCDGPLSHRFEVQYLLDADDADAAPLRRRLEVLGDSVVVVAAGGLLNVHVHTDDVGAAVEEGLRFGTPSDIEVTHFADQIAANRAARPPQTVGAVAVLHGDGLTALAEQAGAAVVSGRSGALPSVADLLNAVGSVVAERILLLPGHRNGIAAAQQAVAVSSAEGGRPLDVVAAASSPPAVLAALAVLDPQAPAHRVLADVTAAAEAVRAGEVVAAVRDAETPVGRVRRGQLLAVVEGRVVRACEDAVLALEAVCSSLGVADAELVTLLVGAEVDEISRDGAVGVVHELAGGEVEVVDAGQRPALFWVGVE from the coding sequence GTGGCGGAGCGCGGGGGAGCGCCCCTGGCCGCGGCGGAGCTGCCGGCACTGCTGGAGCGGGTGCACGCGGCACTCGCGGCACGGCGCGGCGCCATCGACGACCTCAACGTCTTCCCGGTGCCCGATGGCGACACCGGCACGAACATGACGCTGACGGTCCGCGCCGGGCTCGAGGCGTTGCGCACCGTCGCGGACGCGGCGGCCGATGCGCGGGCCGCGGCGGTGATCCGAGGCGCGGTACGCGGCGCCCGGGGGAACTCGGGCGTGATCCTCAGCCAGGTCGTCCGCGCGGTCGTCGAGGTCGTCAGCGGCGAGCGTGCCGTCGACGCGGAGGTGTACGCACGTGCCCTCCAGCGCGCCCGTGAGCTCGCCTACGAGGCGGTGGCCGACCCGGTCGAGGGCACCATCCTCACGGTCATCGGGTGCGCAGCCGACGAAGCCCGTGCCGCGGTCGCGGCCGGCGAGGACCTGGTCGCCACTTCGGCTCGCGTGGTGGCCGAGGCCCGGGCCGCCGTCGAACGCACCCGCGATCAGCTGCCGGTGCTGCGGCAGGCGGGTGTCGTCGATGCCGGCGCCCGGGGCTTCGAGGTGTTGCTCGCGGCCGTGCACGGCCATCTCACCGGCGAGGACCCGCCGGTCGTCGAGGAAGCCCCGCGGACGCGCATGGCCGAGGTGTGCGATGGGCCGCTCAGCCACCGGTTCGAGGTGCAGTACCTCCTCGACGCCGACGACGCCGACGCGGCGCCGCTGCGACGTCGGCTCGAGGTGCTCGGCGACTCGGTGGTGGTCGTGGCCGCCGGCGGCCTGCTCAACGTCCACGTCCACACCGATGACGTGGGCGCGGCCGTCGAGGAAGGACTGCGGTTCGGCACGCCGAGCGACATCGAGGTGACCCACTTCGCGGATCAGATCGCGGCGAACCGGGCGGCGCGCCCGCCGCAGACCGTCGGTGCCGTCGCCGTGCTCCACGGCGACGGGCTGACCGCACTCGCGGAACAGGCCGGAGCCGCCGTCGTCTCGGGCCGATCGGGGGCGTTGCCCTCGGTCGCCGACCTGCTCAACGCCGTCGGTTCGGTCGTCGCGGAGCGCATCCTGCTGTTGCCCGGGCACCGCAACGGGATCGCGGCGGCCCAGCAGGCGGTCGCCGTGTCGTCGGCCGAGGGCGGACGCCCCCTGGACGTCGTCGCGGCCGCTTCGTCGCCGCCTGCGGTGCTGGCCGCCCTCGCCGTGCTGGATCCGCAGGCGCCGGCACACCGGGTGCTGGCCGACGTCACCGCGGCCGCCGAGGCCGTGCGTGCCGGCGAGGTGGTCGCGGCGGTCCGCGACGCCGAGACCCCCGTGGGGCGCGTACGGCGGGGGCAGCTGCTGGCGGTCGTCGAGGGCCGGGTCGTGCGCGCCTGCGAGGACGCCGTGCTCGCGCTCGAGGCCGTCTGCTCCTCGCTGGGCGTCGCCGACGCGGAACTGGTCACCCTGCTCGTCGGTGCCGAGGTGGACGAGATCAGCCGTGACGGCGCCGTCGGTGTGGTGCACGAGCTCGCCGGCGGCGAGGTCGAGGTGGTGGACGCCGGCCAGCGGCCCGCGCTCTTCTGGGTCGGCGTCGAGTGA
- the ectA gene encoding diaminobutyrate acetyltransferase yields MVDLITFRAPAADDAADLWRLARDSGSLDLNSPYAYLLWCTDFADSTVVASAGTEPIGFVGGHRPPNDPDCAFVWQVAVAPSQRGSGLGRRLLLAFLARPGNRGATWLTATVTPSNAASLALFRGTARHLGVRCEERERFPAEVFPAEVGAHEPEIALRIGPLPPD; encoded by the coding sequence ATGGTCGACCTGATCACGTTCCGCGCTCCCGCAGCCGACGACGCTGCGGACCTGTGGCGATTGGCGCGTGACAGCGGTTCGCTGGACCTGAACTCCCCGTACGCCTACCTGCTGTGGTGCACCGACTTCGCCGACTCGACGGTCGTCGCGAGCGCGGGCACCGAGCCGATCGGGTTCGTCGGTGGTCACCGGCCGCCCAACGATCCCGACTGCGCGTTCGTCTGGCAGGTCGCGGTCGCGCCCAGCCAACGCGGGAGCGGCCTCGGCCGCCGCCTGCTGCTGGCCTTCCTGGCCCGGCCCGGCAACCGCGGCGCCACCTGGTTGACCGCCACGGTCACCCCCTCCAACGCCGCCTCGCTCGCCCTCTTCCGTGGCACCGCGCGCCACCTCGGCGTCCGCTGCGAGGAGCGCGAACGCTTCCCCGCCGAGGTGTTTCCCGCCGAGGTGGGCGCGCACGAGCCCGAGATCGCCCTCCGCATCGGGCCGCTGCCGCCGGACTGA
- a CDS encoding ectoine synthase: MIVRSLGDLVGTDRDVTAETWSSRRFLLAQDGLGYSLNDTVLHAGTTTEMHYRHHRESVYCIAGTGSLTNLETGEEHAIAPGTLYVLDGHERHSLHAETDLRMVCVFTPALTGREVHGPDGAYPPAEAVETAPPTYETDDQTRGVVHG, from the coding sequence ATGATCGTCCGCAGCCTCGGTGACCTGGTCGGCACCGACCGCGACGTCACCGCCGAGACCTGGTCCAGTCGCCGCTTCCTGCTCGCGCAGGACGGCCTGGGCTACTCGCTCAACGACACCGTTCTGCACGCCGGCACCACGACCGAGATGCACTACCGCCACCACCGGGAATCCGTCTACTGCATCGCGGGCACCGGATCGCTGACCAATCTCGAGACGGGGGAGGAGCATGCGATCGCGCCCGGGACGCTCTACGTGCTGGACGGCCACGAGCGGCACTCGCTGCACGCCGAGACGGACCTGCGCATGGTGTGCGTGTTCACGCCGGCGCTGACCGGCCGCGAGGTGCACGGACCGGACGGCGCCTACCCGCCCGCGGAGGCGGTCGAGACCGCCCCGCCGACGTACGAAACCGACGACCAGACCAGGGGGGTCGTTCATGGCTAG
- a CDS encoding SDR family oxidoreductase: MDFDGRVAIVTGAGGGLGRSHALLLASRGAKVVVNDLGSNRAGEGGGSEMADAVVAEIRDAGGEAVANYDGVHTWQGGEAIVASAIDAFGRVDVVVNNAGILRDVSFAKLEEAQLDLVLKVHLYGGFHVARAAWPHLREQGYGRIINTTSGSGLYGNFGQANYSAAKLGLVGLTRTLAHEGAKYGITSNVIAPIAASRMTEDIMPPELLARLEPDYVSPLVAYLASEACTDTGRIYSVGGGYMARVAILEGEGATFDGVPSPDEVADKWEAIQQVGPGSAEFTQGVMEQTGKIVQALGISFD; this comes from the coding sequence ATCGACTTCGATGGACGCGTCGCCATCGTCACCGGCGCCGGCGGCGGACTCGGACGCAGCCATGCCCTGCTGCTGGCCAGCCGTGGCGCGAAGGTGGTCGTCAACGACCTCGGCAGCAACCGCGCCGGCGAGGGCGGGGGCTCGGAGATGGCCGACGCGGTCGTCGCCGAGATCCGCGACGCGGGTGGCGAGGCGGTCGCCAACTACGACGGCGTCCACACCTGGCAGGGCGGCGAGGCGATCGTCGCGAGCGCCATCGACGCCTTCGGGCGCGTCGACGTCGTGGTCAACAACGCCGGCATCCTGCGCGACGTCTCGTTCGCCAAGCTCGAGGAAGCACAGCTCGACCTCGTGCTCAAGGTCCACCTCTACGGCGGCTTCCACGTCGCCCGTGCCGCCTGGCCACACCTGCGCGAGCAGGGGTACGGGCGCATCATCAACACCACGTCCGGTTCCGGCCTGTACGGCAACTTCGGCCAGGCCAACTACTCGGCGGCCAAGCTCGGCCTCGTCGGCCTGACCCGCACGCTCGCCCACGAGGGCGCCAAGTACGGCATCACCTCGAACGTGATCGCCCCGATCGCCGCGTCACGGATGACCGAGGACATCATGCCGCCGGAGCTGCTTGCGCGGCTCGAGCCGGACTACGTCTCCCCGCTGGTCGCCTACCTCGCCTCCGAGGCCTGCACCGACACCGGCCGGATCTACTCCGTCGGCGGCGGCTACATGGCGCGGGTCGCCATCCTCGAGGGCGAGGGCGCCACGTTCGACGGTGTGCCCAGCCCCGACGAGGTCGCGGACAAGTGGGAGGCGATCCAGCAGGTCGGACCCGGCTCGGCGGAGTTCACCCAGGGCGTCATGGAGCAGACCGGAAAGATCGTCCAGGCGCTCGGCATCTCGTTCGACTGA